Part of the Limanda limanda chromosome 23, fLimLim1.1, whole genome shotgun sequence genome is shown below.
agagagacagagagagagagagacagagagagagagagagagagagagagagagagagagagagagagagagagagagagagagagagagagagagagagagagagagacagcattTCATCCTGGGGACAACGCACTGCTGGAAGAACAGGGTTTCTGTAGTATTGTAGTCAGAGTATTTTTGTAGTCAGAGTATTTCGGTAGTGAGAGTATTTTTTGTAGTATTGTAGTGAGAGTATCTTTGTAGTCAGAGTATTTTTGTAGTGAGAGTATTCTTGTGGGTCAGGGTACTAGAGGCGACCTATGACGTCATCCCCGTCCACCAATCGGGGCCGGAGCACGGCGAGGGGGCGTGGCTCTCCTGCAGCTCAGGCACAGGAGCGTAGTTCAAAACCAAACACATCTGGACGcgcgcagagacacacacacacacacacggacacacacagagcggacacacacacacggctcagCGGGAGACGGAGGGACAAGTGTCCGCTGCTCAGACACCGGAGACCGGTCCAGTTGAAGAGGAGCCGCGGGACGCTGGGGTCTGCGGTGCGGTGCGTGttgttaaagaagaagaagaaggtgaaggaggagaaggagaagaagaagttccTGTTCCTCGGACCCAATGGAATGTTTCACTTTAACCGGATTATTGCAGCTGTGAACTTCAGACCGAGGACCGGGTCTCTACCGGGTCTGCACCGGGTCTCCACCGGGTCTCAACCGGGTCTCCAGCGGGTCTCTACCGGGTCTCCACCGGGTCTCCACCGGGTCTCTACCGGGTCTCCACCGGGTCTCAAGTGGGTCTCTACCGGGTCTCCAGCGGGTCTCAAGTGGGTCTCTACCGGGTCTCCAGCGGGTCTCCACCGGGTCTCCACCGGGTCTCTAACGGGTCTCCACCGGGTCTCTACCGGGTCTCCAGCGGGTCTCCTGCGGGTCTCTACCGGGTCTCTACCGGGTCTCCACCGGATCTCCACCGGGTCTCCACCGGGTCTCTACCGGGTCTCCACCGGGTCTCTACCGGGTCTCTACCGGGTCTCCACCGGATCTCCACCGGGTCTCTACCGGGTCTCCAGCGGGTCTACAGCTGGTCTCTACCGGGTCTCTACCGGGTCTCCTGCGGGGCTCTACCGCGTCTCTACCGGGTCTCCAGCGGGTCTACAGCGGGTCTCTACCGGGTCTCCAGCGGGTCTACAGCGGGTCTCTACCGGGTCTCTACCGGGTCTCCACTCCCCGGTCCCCTCCCGGTGTCCTCCCGGTCCCCAGGGCCGGTCCTATGAGCTCCTCGTCCCGCTCCTCGTCCTTCATGGTGATGCCTCGGCCCCCCCCCGGTGGCTCCACGGCCTTCAGCATCGACTCTCTGATcggggtgccccccccccagccgggCCCGGGTCACTTCCTGTACACCGGGTACCCGATGTTCATGCCCTACCGGTCCGTGGTGCTGCAGccgcccccgccccccccggtCCCGGCCGGGCACCACCCGGGCTTCATGGCGCAGGGCCTGGCGCTGACCTCTGGCCTCATGGCGGCGCTGCCCGgaagcttccccccccccccggcccagCAGCACCACGAGCCGGCCCGGAAGTTCGGTTCGCACGCGCTGCACCCGGTGTTCGACAAGGATCTGCGGCTCGAGGCGGAGGACGCGAGGAGCTTCCGGGACCCGGACCCGGGTCAGACCTCCACAGGTAGGCGGCTCCCGGACCCGGTCCGGCTGCAGTGAGACACCGCGACCGGTCAAACAACCGGAGACACGCCCATTTAAATCATCACAGAGCGCTGCTCCGTTAAatctcatttttaaaaaatcagtttttaatttagaaaaaaaattcaggtttttattatttagaagaaaattaataaatgataaattatttGACTTATTTGATTTGAGCAGAAACTAATTTAAAACTAATTCTCACGCgaagaaagattaaaaaaatggttcatctttttatttcttattgaCAAATATTAGACAAACTTTAATTATGAGTTGACAATTTATTCGTTTTTAAAACAACTTCTAACAATTTTAaacgagtgaatttaaatatgttctgcttcagtttgtttaaatttaaaaaacgaTTTGATCttgaacataaataaaatgaatcaagTTTAAATCAGAGTTTCAGTTAAATgataaaaattgtatttattataattattatataatttcagttatttattgaCCTCGAACAGGTTGATGATAAATCACGAGGCGCGTGTCCGTGGATTTATTCGTTGTGACAGAGGCCGCGCGGGCACGCGCCT
Proteins encoded:
- the LOC132996955 gene encoding homeobox protein GBX-2-like, coding for MAERNNMESSRVLEATYDVIPVHQSGPEHGEGAWLSCSSGTGACELQTEDRVSTGSAPGLHRVSTGSPAGLYRVSTGSPPGLYRVSTGSQVGLYRVSSGSQVGLYRVSSGSPPGLHRVSNGSPPGLYRVSSGSPAGLYRVSTGSPPDLHRVSTGSLPGLHRVSTGSLPGLHRISTGSLPGLQRVYSWSLPGLYRVSCGALPRLYRVSSGSTAGLYRVSSGSTAGLYRVSTGAGPMSSSSRSSSFMVMPRPPPGGSTAFSIDSLIGVPPPQPGPGHFLYTGYPMFMPYRSVVLQPPPPPPVPAGHHPGFMAQGLALTSGLMAALPGSFPPPPAQQHHEPARKFGSHALHPVFDKDLRLEAEDARSFRDPDPGQTSTGRGLSRDDSKDEDRKDESFSMDSDLDYSSDENVPSLGHKEDGDAPGGLEDHGPGSGSGSGGSGSSGGASGGGKNRRRRTAFTSEQLLELEKEFHCKKYLSLTERSQIAHALSLSEVQVKIWFQNRRAKWKRVKAGNVNNKSGEPNRNPKIVVPIPVHVSRFAIRSQHQQMEQNRP